A portion of the Carassius carassius chromosome 42, fCarCar2.1, whole genome shotgun sequence genome contains these proteins:
- the LOC132124495 gene encoding adenosine 3'-phospho 5'-phosphosulfate transporter 2-like translates to MSGKFGLGNYSSRKHISISVPSSTEVMSPHIKSVEELRVLGINLNSFNTPTQFFICVAGVFLFYLIYGYLQELIFSVEGFKPFGWYLTLVQFGFYSLFGLVELQLTQDKRRRIPWKTYMIIAFLTVGTMGLSNTSLGYLNYPTQVIFKCCKLIPVMIGGVFIQGKRYNVADVSAALCMSLGLIWFTLADSKIAPNFDVTGVILISLALCADAAIGNVQEKAMKIHNGTNSEMVLYSYSIGFVYILLGLLSVRGLGPAVSFCSQHPVTTYGYAFFFSLTGYFGISFVLALIKLYGALVAVTVTTGRKAMTIVLSFLFFSKPFTFQYVWGGLLVVFGIFLNVYSKNKDKMKLPSLAELRKRVLSGRKVRLLSQDV, encoded by the exons ATGAGTGGCAAATTTGGGCTTGGGAATTACAGCTCGAGGAAGCACATCTCCATATCTGTGCCCTCATCCACAGAGGTCATGTCACCTCATATTAAATCGGTGGAGGAGCTCCGAGTGTTGGGAATCAACCTGAACAGCTTCAACACACCAACACAGTTCTTCATCTGTGTGGCTGGAGTCTTCCTCTTTTACCTCATCTACGGCTACCTGCAG GAGCTGATATTCTCAGTGGAGGGCTTTAAGCCATTTGGCTGGTATCTGACTTTAGTACAGTTTGGATTTTACTCCTTGTTTGGTTTGGTGGAGTTGCAGCTTACTCAGGATAAGAGGAGAAG gataccATGGAAAACCTACATGATCATCGCATTTTTAACAGTTGGAACCATGGGCCTTTCCAACACTTCTTTAGGATACTTGAACTACCCTACACAAGTCATATTTAAGTGCTGCAAACTCATTCCTGTCATGATCGGAGGAGTTTTTATACAAG ggAAACGCTACAATGTTGCAGACGTGTCTGCTGCTCTGTGCATGAGTCTTGGTCTGATCTGGTTTACACTGGCAGATAGCAAGATTGCCCCAAACTTCGATGTAACAG GGGTAATTCTCATATCTCTGGCCCTCTGTGCGGATGCTGCTATTGGAAATGTGCAGGAAAAAGCCATGAAAATCCATAACGGAACCAATTCAGAGAtg GTTTTATATTCCTATTCTATAGGTTTTGTGTATATTTTGCTGGGGCTGCTGTCTGTTCGGGGGCTTGGACCTGCTGTTTCTTTCTGTTCTCAG CATCCAGTGACAACATACGGTTACGCATTCTTTTTTTCACTGACGGGATATTTTGGCATTTCATTCGTCCTGGCTCTGATAAAACTGTATGGAGCACTGGTTGCTGTCACAG tGACTACAGGAAGAAAAGCCATGACTATCGTGTTGTCATTTCTGTTCTTTTCAAAACCTTTCACTTTTca GTACGTCTGGGGTGGTCTTCTGGTGGTTTTTGGCATCTTCCTTAATGTTTACagcaaaaacaaagacaaaatgaaGCTTCCTTCCTTAGCAGAGCTCAGAAAACGAGTACTCAGCGGGAGGAAAGTGCGTCTGCTGTCTCAGGATGTGTAG